The Salvelinus fontinalis isolate EN_2023a chromosome 36, ASM2944872v1, whole genome shotgun sequence genome window below encodes:
- the LOC129835105 gene encoding ATP-dependent RNA helicase DHX15-like isoform X1 encodes MHVGCLLRVSIRRDRDRDRDERSRDRDRDVKPSGMALNPAVGSAGLSHKQTAMQQQINPFTNLPHTPRYYEILKKRLQLPVWEYKERFNDILGRHQSFVLVGETGSGKTTQIPQWCVDMVKGLGGPKKAVACTQPRRVAAMSVAQRVADEMDVMLGQEVGYSIRFEDCSSAKTLLKYMTDGMLLREAMHDPLLERYGVVILDEAHERTLATDILMGVLKEVVRQRSDLKVIVMSATLDAGKFQVYFDSCPLLTIPGRTHPVEIFYTPEPERDYLEAAIRTVIQIHMCEEEEGDCLLFLTGQEEIDEACKRIKRDIDDLGHDAGDIKIIPLYSTLPPQQQQRIFEPPPPRKPSGAIGRKVVVSTNIAETSLTIDGVVFVIDPGFAKQKVYNPRIRVESLLVTAISKASAQQRAGRAGRTRPGKCFRLYTEKAYKTEMQDNTYPEILRSNLGSVVLQLKKLGIDDLVHFDFMDPPAPETLMRALELLNYVAALNDDGDLTELGSMMAEFPLDPQLAKMVIASCEFNCSNEILSITAMLSVPQCFVRPTEARKAADESKMRFAHIDGDHLTLLNVYHAFKQNHESTQWCYDNFVNYRSLMSADNVRQQLSRIMDRFSLPRRSTEFTSRDYYINIRRALVTGFFMQVAHLERTGHYLTVKDKQVVQLHPSTVLDHKPEWVIYNEFVLTTKNYIRTCTDIKPEWLVKIAPQYYEMGNFPNCEAKRQLERIVAKNSTKEYSPY; translated from the exons ATGCACGTGGGTTGCCTCCTGCGCGTGTCCATAAG GCGAGACCGCGACAGGGACCGCGACGAGCGGTCGAGGGACAGAGACCGGGATGTCAAGCCCTCTGGCATGGCCCTGAACCCGGCTGTTGGCAGCGCAGGCCTCTCCCACAAGCAGACGGCCATGCAGCAGCAGATCAACCCGTTCACCAACCTGCCCCACACGCCGCGTTACTACGAGATCCTGAAGAAGAGGCTGCAGCTGCCAGTGTGGGAGTACAAGGAGCGCTTCAACGACATCCTGGGACGCCACCAGAGCTTCGTGCTCGTCGGAGAGACGGGCTCCGGCAAGACCACGCAG aTCCCGCAGTGGTGTGTGGACATGGTGAAGGGGTTGGGCGGACCTAAGAAGGCAGTGGCCTGTACCCAGCCCAGGAGGGTGGCAGCCATGAGCGTGGCCCAGAGGGTGGCCGACGAGATGGACGTAATGCTGGGCCAGGAGGTCGGTTACTCCATTCGATTTGAGGACTGCAGCTCGGCCAAGACCCTCCTCAA GTACATGACAGACGGTATGTTGCTGCGGGAGGCCATGCACGACCCTCTGCTGGAGCGCTACGGCGTCGTCATCCTGGACGAGGCCCACGAGAGAACGCTTGCCACAGACATCCTCATGGGCGTCCTCAAAGAGGTGGTCCGACAGAGGTCAGACCTCAAG GTCATCGTCATGAGCGCCACGCTGGATGCCGGCAAGTTCCAGGTGTACTTTGACAGCTGTCCGCTGCTGACCATCCCGGGACGCACGCACCCGGTAGAGATCTTCTACACGCCGGAACCCGAGAGGGACTACCTGGAGGCAGCCATCCGCACCGTTATCCAGATCCACATGTGTGAAGAGGAGGAGGGCGACTGTCTGCTCTTCCTCACTGGACAAGAG GAAATCGACGAGGCCTGCAAGCGCATCAAGAGGGACATCGACGACCTGGGACACGACGCGGGGGACATCAAAATCATCCCGTTGTACTCGACGCTGCCGCCCCAGCAGCAGCAAAGGATCTTTGAGCCGCCACCACCCCGCAAGCCCAGCGGAGCCATCGGGAGGAAG GTCGTGGTTTCAACAAACATCGCCGAGACATCCCTGACCATCGACGGCGTGGTGTTTGTAATTGATCCCGGATTTGCCAAGCAAAAG GTATATAACCCTCGTATCAGAGTGGAGTCCCTCCTGGTGACGGCCATCAGCAAAGCCTCAGCCCAGCAGAGGGCGGGGCGCGCCGGGAGGACACGCCCGGGGAAGTGCTTCCGCCTCTACACAGAGAAGGCCTACAAGACCGAGATGCAG GACAACACGTATCCAGAGATTTTGAGGTCCAACCTGGGTTCGGTCGTGCTGCAGCTCAAGAAGCTAGGTATCGACGACTTGGTACATTTCGACTTCATGGACCCACCAG CACCGGAAACCCTGATGCGGGCCCTGGAGCTGCTCAACTACGTGGCGGCGCTCAACGATGACGGCGACTTGACGGAGCTCGGCTCCATGATGGCCGAGTTCCCCCTAGACCCGCAGCTAGCCAAGATGGTGATTGCCTCCTGCGAGTTCAACTGCTCCAATGAGATCCTGTCCATCACAGCCATGCTGTCAG TCCCACAGTGCTTCGTACGACCCACGGAGGCTAGGAAGGCGGCCGATGAGTCCAAGATGCGTTTCGCCCACATTGACGGAGACCACCTGACCCTCCTCAATGTCTACCACGCCTTCAAACAGA ATCATGAGTCGACACAGTGGTGCTACGACAACTTTGTGAACTACAGGTCGCTGATGTCGGCCGACAACGTGCGCCAGCAGCTGTCCCGGATCATGGACCGCTTCAGCCTGCCCCGCCGCAGCACAGAGTTCACCAGCAGAGACTACTACATCAACATTCGCAGAGCACTGGTCACAGGATTCTTCATGCAG GTAGCCCATTTGGAGCGTACAGGCCACTACCTGACGGTGAAGGACAAGCAGGTGGTCCAGCTGCACCCCTCCACTGTGCTGGACCACAAGCCGGAGTGGGTGATATACAATGAGTTTGTGCTGACCACCAAGAACTACATCCGCACCTGCACCGACATCAAACCAGAGTG GCTGGTGAAAATCGCCCCGCAGTACTATGAGATGGGTAACTTCCCCAACTGTGAAGCCAAGAGACAGTTGGAGCGCATCGTTGCTAAAAACTCCACCAAGGAATACTCTCCGTACTAA
- the LOC129835105 gene encoding ATP-dependent RNA helicase DHX15-like isoform X2, with amino-acid sequence MMRRDRDRDRDERSRDRDRDVKPSGMALNPAVGSAGLSHKQTAMQQQINPFTNLPHTPRYYEILKKRLQLPVWEYKERFNDILGRHQSFVLVGETGSGKTTQIPQWCVDMVKGLGGPKKAVACTQPRRVAAMSVAQRVADEMDVMLGQEVGYSIRFEDCSSAKTLLKYMTDGMLLREAMHDPLLERYGVVILDEAHERTLATDILMGVLKEVVRQRSDLKVIVMSATLDAGKFQVYFDSCPLLTIPGRTHPVEIFYTPEPERDYLEAAIRTVIQIHMCEEEEGDCLLFLTGQEEIDEACKRIKRDIDDLGHDAGDIKIIPLYSTLPPQQQQRIFEPPPPRKPSGAIGRKVVVSTNIAETSLTIDGVVFVIDPGFAKQKVYNPRIRVESLLVTAISKASAQQRAGRAGRTRPGKCFRLYTEKAYKTEMQDNTYPEILRSNLGSVVLQLKKLGIDDLVHFDFMDPPAPETLMRALELLNYVAALNDDGDLTELGSMMAEFPLDPQLAKMVIASCEFNCSNEILSITAMLSVPQCFVRPTEARKAADESKMRFAHIDGDHLTLLNVYHAFKQNHESTQWCYDNFVNYRSLMSADNVRQQLSRIMDRFSLPRRSTEFTSRDYYINIRRALVTGFFMQVAHLERTGHYLTVKDKQVVQLHPSTVLDHKPEWVIYNEFVLTTKNYIRTCTDIKPEWLVKIAPQYYEMGNFPNCEAKRQLERIVAKNSTKEYSPY; translated from the exons ATGATGAG GCGAGACCGCGACAGGGACCGCGACGAGCGGTCGAGGGACAGAGACCGGGATGTCAAGCCCTCTGGCATGGCCCTGAACCCGGCTGTTGGCAGCGCAGGCCTCTCCCACAAGCAGACGGCCATGCAGCAGCAGATCAACCCGTTCACCAACCTGCCCCACACGCCGCGTTACTACGAGATCCTGAAGAAGAGGCTGCAGCTGCCAGTGTGGGAGTACAAGGAGCGCTTCAACGACATCCTGGGACGCCACCAGAGCTTCGTGCTCGTCGGAGAGACGGGCTCCGGCAAGACCACGCAG aTCCCGCAGTGGTGTGTGGACATGGTGAAGGGGTTGGGCGGACCTAAGAAGGCAGTGGCCTGTACCCAGCCCAGGAGGGTGGCAGCCATGAGCGTGGCCCAGAGGGTGGCCGACGAGATGGACGTAATGCTGGGCCAGGAGGTCGGTTACTCCATTCGATTTGAGGACTGCAGCTCGGCCAAGACCCTCCTCAA GTACATGACAGACGGTATGTTGCTGCGGGAGGCCATGCACGACCCTCTGCTGGAGCGCTACGGCGTCGTCATCCTGGACGAGGCCCACGAGAGAACGCTTGCCACAGACATCCTCATGGGCGTCCTCAAAGAGGTGGTCCGACAGAGGTCAGACCTCAAG GTCATCGTCATGAGCGCCACGCTGGATGCCGGCAAGTTCCAGGTGTACTTTGACAGCTGTCCGCTGCTGACCATCCCGGGACGCACGCACCCGGTAGAGATCTTCTACACGCCGGAACCCGAGAGGGACTACCTGGAGGCAGCCATCCGCACCGTTATCCAGATCCACATGTGTGAAGAGGAGGAGGGCGACTGTCTGCTCTTCCTCACTGGACAAGAG GAAATCGACGAGGCCTGCAAGCGCATCAAGAGGGACATCGACGACCTGGGACACGACGCGGGGGACATCAAAATCATCCCGTTGTACTCGACGCTGCCGCCCCAGCAGCAGCAAAGGATCTTTGAGCCGCCACCACCCCGCAAGCCCAGCGGAGCCATCGGGAGGAAG GTCGTGGTTTCAACAAACATCGCCGAGACATCCCTGACCATCGACGGCGTGGTGTTTGTAATTGATCCCGGATTTGCCAAGCAAAAG GTATATAACCCTCGTATCAGAGTGGAGTCCCTCCTGGTGACGGCCATCAGCAAAGCCTCAGCCCAGCAGAGGGCGGGGCGCGCCGGGAGGACACGCCCGGGGAAGTGCTTCCGCCTCTACACAGAGAAGGCCTACAAGACCGAGATGCAG GACAACACGTATCCAGAGATTTTGAGGTCCAACCTGGGTTCGGTCGTGCTGCAGCTCAAGAAGCTAGGTATCGACGACTTGGTACATTTCGACTTCATGGACCCACCAG CACCGGAAACCCTGATGCGGGCCCTGGAGCTGCTCAACTACGTGGCGGCGCTCAACGATGACGGCGACTTGACGGAGCTCGGCTCCATGATGGCCGAGTTCCCCCTAGACCCGCAGCTAGCCAAGATGGTGATTGCCTCCTGCGAGTTCAACTGCTCCAATGAGATCCTGTCCATCACAGCCATGCTGTCAG TCCCACAGTGCTTCGTACGACCCACGGAGGCTAGGAAGGCGGCCGATGAGTCCAAGATGCGTTTCGCCCACATTGACGGAGACCACCTGACCCTCCTCAATGTCTACCACGCCTTCAAACAGA ATCATGAGTCGACACAGTGGTGCTACGACAACTTTGTGAACTACAGGTCGCTGATGTCGGCCGACAACGTGCGCCAGCAGCTGTCCCGGATCATGGACCGCTTCAGCCTGCCCCGCCGCAGCACAGAGTTCACCAGCAGAGACTACTACATCAACATTCGCAGAGCACTGGTCACAGGATTCTTCATGCAG GTAGCCCATTTGGAGCGTACAGGCCACTACCTGACGGTGAAGGACAAGCAGGTGGTCCAGCTGCACCCCTCCACTGTGCTGGACCACAAGCCGGAGTGGGTGATATACAATGAGTTTGTGCTGACCACCAAGAACTACATCCGCACCTGCACCGACATCAAACCAGAGTG GCTGGTGAAAATCGCCCCGCAGTACTATGAGATGGGTAACTTCCCCAACTGTGAAGCCAAGAGACAGTTGGAGCGCATCGTTGCTAAAAACTCCACCAAGGAATACTCTCCGTACTAA
- the LOC129835105 gene encoding ATP-dependent RNA helicase DHX15-like isoform X3 — protein sequence MHVGCLLRVSIRRDRDRDRDERSRDRDRDVKPSGMALNPAVGSAGLSHKQTAMQQQINPFTNLPHTPRYYEILKKRLQLPVWEYKERFNDILGRHQSFVLVGETGSGKTTQIPQWCVDMVKGLGGPKKAVACTQPRRVAAMSVAQRVADEMDVMLGQEVGYSIRFEDCSSAKTLLKYMTDGMLLREAMHDPLLERYGVVILDEAHERTLATDILMGVLKEVVRQRSDLKVIVMSATLDAGKFQVYFDSCPLLTIPGRTHPVEIFYTPEPERDYLEAAIRTVIQIHMCEEEEGDCLLFLTGQEEIDEACKRIKRDIDDLGHDAGDIKIIPLYSTLPPQQQQRIFEPPPPRKPSGAIGRKVVVSTNIAETSLTIDGVVFVIDPGFAKQKVYNPRIRVESLLVTAISKASAQQRAGRAGRTRPGKCFRLYTEKAYKTEMQDNTYPEILRSNLGSVVLQLKKLGIDDLVHFDFMDPPAPETLMRALELLNYVAALNDDGDLTELGSMMAEFPLDPQLAKMVIASCEFNCSNEILSITAMLSVPQCFVRPTEARKAADESKMRFAHIDGDHLTLLNVYHAFKQSTCPTECPLSMLYKNSGLGLICVR from the exons ATGCACGTGGGTTGCCTCCTGCGCGTGTCCATAAG GCGAGACCGCGACAGGGACCGCGACGAGCGGTCGAGGGACAGAGACCGGGATGTCAAGCCCTCTGGCATGGCCCTGAACCCGGCTGTTGGCAGCGCAGGCCTCTCCCACAAGCAGACGGCCATGCAGCAGCAGATCAACCCGTTCACCAACCTGCCCCACACGCCGCGTTACTACGAGATCCTGAAGAAGAGGCTGCAGCTGCCAGTGTGGGAGTACAAGGAGCGCTTCAACGACATCCTGGGACGCCACCAGAGCTTCGTGCTCGTCGGAGAGACGGGCTCCGGCAAGACCACGCAG aTCCCGCAGTGGTGTGTGGACATGGTGAAGGGGTTGGGCGGACCTAAGAAGGCAGTGGCCTGTACCCAGCCCAGGAGGGTGGCAGCCATGAGCGTGGCCCAGAGGGTGGCCGACGAGATGGACGTAATGCTGGGCCAGGAGGTCGGTTACTCCATTCGATTTGAGGACTGCAGCTCGGCCAAGACCCTCCTCAA GTACATGACAGACGGTATGTTGCTGCGGGAGGCCATGCACGACCCTCTGCTGGAGCGCTACGGCGTCGTCATCCTGGACGAGGCCCACGAGAGAACGCTTGCCACAGACATCCTCATGGGCGTCCTCAAAGAGGTGGTCCGACAGAGGTCAGACCTCAAG GTCATCGTCATGAGCGCCACGCTGGATGCCGGCAAGTTCCAGGTGTACTTTGACAGCTGTCCGCTGCTGACCATCCCGGGACGCACGCACCCGGTAGAGATCTTCTACACGCCGGAACCCGAGAGGGACTACCTGGAGGCAGCCATCCGCACCGTTATCCAGATCCACATGTGTGAAGAGGAGGAGGGCGACTGTCTGCTCTTCCTCACTGGACAAGAG GAAATCGACGAGGCCTGCAAGCGCATCAAGAGGGACATCGACGACCTGGGACACGACGCGGGGGACATCAAAATCATCCCGTTGTACTCGACGCTGCCGCCCCAGCAGCAGCAAAGGATCTTTGAGCCGCCACCACCCCGCAAGCCCAGCGGAGCCATCGGGAGGAAG GTCGTGGTTTCAACAAACATCGCCGAGACATCCCTGACCATCGACGGCGTGGTGTTTGTAATTGATCCCGGATTTGCCAAGCAAAAG GTATATAACCCTCGTATCAGAGTGGAGTCCCTCCTGGTGACGGCCATCAGCAAAGCCTCAGCCCAGCAGAGGGCGGGGCGCGCCGGGAGGACACGCCCGGGGAAGTGCTTCCGCCTCTACACAGAGAAGGCCTACAAGACCGAGATGCAG GACAACACGTATCCAGAGATTTTGAGGTCCAACCTGGGTTCGGTCGTGCTGCAGCTCAAGAAGCTAGGTATCGACGACTTGGTACATTTCGACTTCATGGACCCACCAG CACCGGAAACCCTGATGCGGGCCCTGGAGCTGCTCAACTACGTGGCGGCGCTCAACGATGACGGCGACTTGACGGAGCTCGGCTCCATGATGGCCGAGTTCCCCCTAGACCCGCAGCTAGCCAAGATGGTGATTGCCTCCTGCGAGTTCAACTGCTCCAATGAGATCCTGTCCATCACAGCCATGCTGTCAG TCCCACAGTGCTTCGTACGACCCACGGAGGCTAGGAAGGCGGCCGATGAGTCCAAGATGCGTTTCGCCCACATTGACGGAGACCACCTGACCCTCCTCAATGTCTACCACGCCTTCAAACAGAGTACGTGTCCCACAGAATGTCCATTGAGCATGCTTTATAAGAattcaggactaggcttaatctgtgtccggtaA